The genomic DNA aaTAATTCAATTACGAACATGTGCCCACATAAAAAACAGGTGTAatgtaggcctcattcacacagggcgaTTAAATGCATGCACTGTGTAGGGTCATGTTTTACCAGCACAGGTATGAACAGGTGTTGTGGGCATCCCCATGCCAGCAGTCCCATTGTTGCCTGTGTGGGTGCCCGACCCCAAACACTCCCAGGGTGATGTCAGGGACACGCACCTATATGGATGTCATATTAGGACTTCTGTGTCCCAATAGACACAAATGGGGATACCAGTGCAGGGGATGCAAGGAAAACCTGTGCACCCCCCATAAGACACCACCCTGCACAGGGCATGAATCTCTCCGTATGAGAGTGGCCTTGGTGCCAGGGGCTCCTGGTGCTGCATACTGCCAGCCATAAATATTAATGGAAGAAGGGAGCTGTTCACAGCTACTTGCCACAGAttgcccccacagagagagacAACCATAGAATGCCCCCACAGAGAGAGACAACCATAGAATGCCCCCACAGGCTCAATGCCCAGCCTGCCAAGCACTGGGAAAGTGTCTGTACACTGGCCAGCCAGAGAGATTGCCCCTCTGCCCCCACACATAGAGCGACCAGGAGGAACACAAAAAGAGAGGCTGATAATACAGCGCTAGTTTACTACCTTGGATGAATTGAAGAAGCGAAGGCAGGTGTGGGCGGTGCCTGGTGAGTCCTGGGTAAGCCGACAGTACAGCAGTGTGTTTATCCCGGAAGACAACTCCCGCGACACCCGGCGCATCGGGCGTGGCTTTCCTTCACATGCCCGATGTGCGCCGTGACATCAGCACGCAGGCGTGAACCAGGACACGCCCCCGGCAGTTTAGCATTCGGCCGTCTCCCAGACGACGAGCGGGCAAACTTCTTCCTGTCACAGACTTGTGTTATTAACCGCCTGAGAATGTCTGCGGCCGACGAGGACACCGAGCTGAGGGATCTGCTGATCCACACGCTGGAGAACAACGGCGTGCTGAACAAGATCAAAGCGGAGCTGCGAGCCTCGGTTTTCATGGCTCTGGAGGAGCAGGAGCGGGCAGAGAACAAGCCGGCACTGGTCAATGAGAGGCTCCGGCAGTTCCTGAACAGCAGAGAGGGCCGCCTGGTAGCCGGCCTAGTCACTGACTTCCTGCAGCACTTCCACCTGGACTTCACCCTGGCCGTGCTCCAGCCTGAAGCCAACCTGCCCAGTACACCTAACGATCGGGCTGAGGTGGCAGGAGAGCTGGGCCTGCCCGAAGCCGAGAAGGGAGGCCCGTTACTTCTAGAGCTGATCAGGAGCTTCCAGGGTAGACAGAACGGGCTGCCAGAGCAGGAGTTGCCCGCTGGACACCTGGCAGAGGTACAGGCCAAGTTTGAGCTGTACGATCGGGACAAGAACGGGGAGATGAGCAGAGAGAAGGTGAGGGAGCTATTCGGGGAGCTCTTCCCTCACTCCAACAGGGACATTCTGGACAGGTACATCAGCGAGGAGTATAAAGATCGCCTAGACCTGCACCACTTTCTGGCCATGTACAGGCGCCTGTTTATCCGCTGTAGGCCTGTGGAGGTTTCTGAGATCACCTACCCCTCCTCCACCAAACTGCACCCCCATATCAGGACAGACAAATCTTCCTTCATTGACAACCACCCTCTGAAGTCACAACCCACAGCAGATGAGCGCCAGCTACAAGAAAGTGAGGGCCTCAAACTGGATGAAGATGACCTGGAGGGAGATTCTTTCTATGATGACCCCCTTCCTAAACCAGAGAAAACCTATGGATGGAAAGAGGAGAGCAGCAAGCCTCACCAGAGTCTTTCAGCCCTCCTTA from Aquarana catesbeiana isolate 2022-GZ linkage group LG04, ASM4218655v1, whole genome shotgun sequence includes the following:
- the CEP43 gene encoding centrosomal protein 43; this encodes MCAVTSARRREPGHAPGSLAFGRLPDDERANFFLSQTCVINRLRMSAADEDTELRDLLIHTLENNGVLNKIKAELRASVFMALEEQERAENKPALVNERLRQFLNSREGRLVAGLVTDFLQHFHLDFTLAVLQPEANLPSTPNDRAEVAGELGLPEAEKGGPLLLELIRSFQGRQNGLPEQELPAGHLAEVQAKFELYDRDKNGEMSREKVRELFGELFPHSNRDILDRYISEEYKDRLDLHHFLAMYRRLFIRCRPVEVSEITYPSSTKLHPHIRTDKSSFIDNHPLKSQPTADERQLQESEGLKLDEDDLEGDSFYDDPLPKPEKTYGWKEESSKPHQSLSALLNSQSHKSEPSSRSEAPNTLHKDLRSASEKMASLELGAGNEDEYADDFNSTSQRSDKSELSIGEDLEEELSVDDLTGSDNKLEDFTLDNSISHISDVADYLEEVS